The segment CCCTCGCCGCAGCGCATACACCTTCGCCCCCACTCCCGCCGCCCCGCCCCAATTCCTGGCGGCTTCGCTCACCGAGCGCCCCGACAACCGCAAAATCTCCACCGCCCGCACCACCCGCCGCGGATTCCGCCGATCCACCCGCGCCCACGTCACCGGATCCTTCTGTTGCAACTCCTTCAACAGCTCCTCCAACGGCGTGGCCTCCAGCTCCGCCCGCAACCCCGGCTCCGGCTCCGGCAACGGCGCCAGCCCCGCCAGCCACGCCTTGAAATACAATCCCGTGCCCCCGCAAAAAATCGGCACCCGCCCCCGCCGCTCCATCTCCGCCACGGCCTGGCCCGCCAGCGCCACAAACCGCGCCGCGTTAAAATCCTCCCGCAACTCGCAAACATCAATCAAGTGATGCCGCACACGCGCCCGCTCGGCGGGGGAAGGCTTGGCCGTCCCAATGTCCAGGCCGCGATACACCTGCATGGAATCCACCGAGAGGATCTCCCCCCCCAAACGCTCCGCCAACACCAGCGCCACCGCCGACTTCCCCACCGCCGTGGGGCCGGTAAGAAAAATGGGGGACGCCGCCGGCATGGCCAACTCACCCTTCCGCCCCCGGCCCCCCCCGCCGCGCCAGCACCCGCGGCAGCCGGTAATACAAACCTACGCCCACCCCCAACACCACCAGACTCGTCCAATGCCCCGGCGTCATCCACCCCCCCACCACGTTGGGATAATCCCCGCGGAAAAACTCCACCCCGGCCCGCAGCACGGCGTAGCCGATCAAATACGCCGCAAACACCTGCCCATCAAACTGCTTGCGCCGATACAGCGCCGCCAGCCCCAGATACAAACACAAATTCAGCCCCGCCTCGTACAACTGCGTGGGATGCACCGCCACCCCATGCGTCTCATGCTCCAGCGGAAACCGCACTGCCCACGCCACCGCCGTCGGCCTCCCATAACAACAACCATTCATCAAACACCCCATCCGCCCCAGCACATGCCCCGCCGCCAGACTCGGCGCCAGCGCATCGGCCAGCACCCACAACGGCAGCCGCCGCCGCCGCGCAAACCCCACCACCGCCACCGCCGCCCCGGCCAGGCCCCCGTGAAACACCAGCCCCCCCTCCCACACCGCCACCACATGCCACCACGGCCGCCCGCTGAAATTCTGCTCCCAATACGTGACCACAAACAACAACCGCGCCCCCGCCACCCCCCCCACAATTATCCACGGCAGCAAATCGTAAAACACCTCCGGCTCCACCCGCTCCCGCAACCCCCGCCGCGCCGCCAGATAAATCCCCAGCACCATCGCCAGCACGATAAACACCCCGTACCAGTGAACGGTCAGCGGGCCAAAACGGATGACAACAGGGTCCACAACCCAAGCCTCGGCAATCCACTCTCCAAATCAATTAAAACTGCACCGTCGGCGCCTTGCGCTCGGCCTCCGGCGCCTCGAAAAACGGCTCCTCCTGAAAACCCAGCATCCCCGCCACCAACACCGTGGGAAACATCTTCACCCGCGTGTTCAACTGCGTCACAGCGTCATTATACGCCTGCCGCGCAAAAGCTATCCGGTTCTCCGTGGACGTCAGCTCCTCCTGCAACGCCAGAAAATTCTGATTCGCCTTGAGATCCGGATACGCCTCGCTGATCGCCATCAACCGCGCCAGCGCGCTGCTCAACTCCCCCTCCGCCTTGATCCGCTCCGCCGGCAACGTGCAACTGGTGGCCTTGGCCCGCGCATTCACCACCGCCTCCAACGTGCCCTTCTCATGCGCCGCATACCCCTTCACCGTATTCACAATGTTCGGAATCAAATCGTGCCGCCGAATGAGCTGCACCTCAATCTGCGCCCATGCATTCTTCACCTTCTGCCGCAAGCCCACCAGCCCGTTGTAAGTGACCATGAGCCACAACCCCACCAACACCACCAGCCCAAGGACCACCCCCAGCACCACCAATAATACAATGCCTGTCATACCCCCACTTATGCCCTAAAAACCTGACCCGTGCAACCGCCAACTCAGACAATTTCACCCACCCAACCCCCCGGCCCTGGCCGCTGACGGATTTTACCGTCTCGGGGAGCGCACGCGTCCCGCGCGCCGCCTCCGGCCCCCGCCGAAGCCATACCAATCCAGCATGGATTAACCATTAGGACTGATCCTCACCCTCTTACACATTCGCCTGCGACAATTCTCCGGTTTTGCATTTTGCACTTTGCACTTTGCATTTTGCATTTCCCCCTCTGCCTTTCCCCTCGGTCTCGGGGAACGCACGCGTCTCGCGTGCCGCCTCCGGCCCCCCCCGAAGCCAAACCAATCCGACAAGGATTAACATTCAGAACTGATGCACACCATTTTGCACCTTCGCCTCCGCCCCCTCCGGCTTTGCATTTTGCACTTTGCACTTTGCACTTTGCATTTCCCTCTCCCCATGTATGGCCTTGAACGAAGAGAGGTTTTGGTGGATATTGGCTTCGGGTCAGCCGGAAACCATGCAAGCGTGGGGAACCATCGGCACGTATGAGGCCAGGGAGGAGACAAATCCCATCT is part of the Verrucomicrobiia bacterium genome and harbors:
- the miaA gene encoding tRNA (adenosine(37)-N6)-dimethylallyltransferase MiaA encodes the protein MPAASPIFLTGPTAVGKSAVALVLAERLGGEILSVDSMQVYRGLDIGTAKPSPAERARVRHHLIDVCELREDFNAARFVALAGQAVAEMERRGRVPIFCGGTGLYFKAWLAGLAPLPEPEPGLRAELEATPLEELLKELQQKDPVTWARVDRRNPRRVVRAVEILRLSGRSVSEAARNWGGAAGVGAKVYALRRGAEDLRRRIEARVEAMFAAGLVEETRRLLAAGLAENRTALQAIGYRQVVEHLRGERDLAATVGLVKQRTWQFARRQMTYWRHQLPVVWVDWPEGMTVEAMAERLIEMRDAAV
- a CDS encoding LemA family protein, producing the protein MTGIVLLVVLGVVLGLVVLVGLWLMVTYNGLVGLRQKVKNAWAQIEVQLIRRHDLIPNIVNTVKGYAAHEKGTLEAVVNARAKATSCTLPAERIKAEGELSSALARLMAISEAYPDLKANQNFLALQEELTSTENRIAFARQAYNDAVTQLNTRVKMFPTVLVAGMLGFQEEPFFEAPEAERKAPTVQF
- the lgt gene encoding prolipoprotein diacylglyceryl transferase codes for the protein MDPVVIRFGPLTVHWYGVFIVLAMVLGIYLAARRGLRERVEPEVFYDLLPWIIVGGVAGARLLFVVTYWEQNFSGRPWWHVVAVWEGGLVFHGGLAGAAVAVVGFARRRRLPLWVLADALAPSLAAGHVLGRMGCLMNGCCYGRPTAVAWAVRFPLEHETHGVAVHPTQLYEAGLNLCLYLGLAALYRRKQFDGQVFAAYLIGYAVLRAGVEFFRGDYPNVVGGWMTPGHWTSLVVLGVGVGLYYRLPRVLARRGGPGAEG